The Pseudoalteromonas translucida KMM 520 genome has a window encoding:
- a CDS encoding DUF1414 domain-containing protein, translated as MPILSKYSNEQVEQIVDQLIDVLTQHNAPVDLSLMCLGNSITHILKEHVPTGKRQAVTENFAKALAQSVK; from the coding sequence ATGCCAATCTTATCAAAATACTCTAATGAACAAGTAGAACAAATCGTCGATCAGCTTATTGATGTGTTAACTCAACACAATGCGCCGGTTGATTTGAGTCTTATGTGTTTAGGAAATTCTATCACGCATATCTTAAAAGAGCATGTACCAACAGGGAAAAGACAAGCCGTTACCGAGAACTTTGCTAAAGCTCTCGCACAGTCGGTTAAATAA
- a CDS encoding LysR family transcriptional regulator has protein sequence MNISKIDLNLLVYLDTLLRECNVTRAANRLSITQPAMSNGLKRLRNLFNDPILVRTSDGMVPTERALELQPVIRGILMTLEETLAPNREFEASQSKRVFRIMASDYAASTLAPKLLSKLHAEAPDTTLDILTPSDVTFHDVENGKVDMAINRFENLPQSFHHKRIWKDSFCCLVKSDNPIIDNFSLESYLKARHIWVSKTGFGVGVGMDPKDVQKLGWVDEALAHFGKHRNIATFTRNYHVAVHLAKVQNLIATLPSKAANIYIDDPSLKILEPPFPIPPFELDMIWSPLLHRDASHIWLRQKVAEVAEELK, from the coding sequence ATGAATATAAGTAAAATAGATTTAAATTTACTGGTTTATCTCGATACTTTATTGCGCGAATGTAATGTTACCCGCGCAGCAAACCGGTTAAGTATTACTCAACCTGCCATGAGCAATGGCTTAAAGCGCCTTCGTAACTTATTTAACGATCCTATTTTAGTACGCACCAGTGATGGCATGGTACCCACAGAGCGCGCGTTAGAGTTACAACCTGTTATTCGCGGTATATTAATGACTCTAGAGGAAACACTTGCGCCTAATCGTGAGTTTGAAGCAAGCCAAAGTAAGCGCGTATTTAGAATAATGGCCAGTGACTATGCGGCCAGTACCTTAGCGCCCAAGCTATTAAGTAAATTACACGCAGAAGCCCCCGACACCACCTTAGACATACTCACCCCTAGTGATGTGACCTTTCATGATGTGGAAAATGGCAAAGTGGATATGGCAATCAATCGCTTTGAAAACCTGCCGCAATCGTTTCATCATAAGCGCATTTGGAAAGATAGTTTTTGCTGTTTAGTTAAATCCGACAACCCGATTATTGACAACTTTAGCCTAGAGAGCTACTTAAAAGCACGCCATATTTGGGTAAGTAAAACCGGCTTTGGTGTAGGCGTAGGAATGGATCCTAAAGATGTACAAAAGCTCGGCTGGGTTGATGAAGCACTCGCTCATTTTGGTAAACACCGTAATATTGCTACCTTTACCCGTAATTACCATGTGGCGGTACATTTAGCCAAAGTACAAAACTTAATAGCTACATTGCCCTCCAAAGCCGCTAACATTTATATAGACGATCCTAGTCTTAAAATATTAGAACCTCCTTTTCCTATTCCACCATTTGAGTTAGATATGATTTGGAGCCCACTGTTACATCGCGATGCCAGTCATATTTGGTTACGCCAAAAAGTAGCCGAAGTTGCTGAAGAACTTAAGTAA
- the aceK gene encoding bifunctional isocitrate dehydrogenase kinase/phosphatase: MQPRHIAELILTGFKKHYLLFQKTTAKAPLAFAKRDWQAINDISRLRISHYDDRVNETTATLRQQQTEQLDEQLWLEVKKLYQHFLCFHPQAELAETFYNSVFCRLYHRRYFHNDFIFVEATLKDAPAVPVEAEYRSYFPVVDGLKPTIKQIINHFDFKAPFVNLERDIRLLVKAFYKQAPDTHHKAWQMRFDILHTPFYRNKAAYIVGRVVSQSGVQPFIIAVLHHEDKGLYLDALLTKSSQMRVIFGFARAYFMVETHAPSALVRFLNQLMPNKTIAELYNAIGFHKQGKTEFYREFLNHLTHSNDEFTIAPGTPGMVMMVFTLPSFGYVFKIIKDKFGESKPFGRDTVLKRYQLVKKHDRVGRMADTIEYSNVVFPLARFDSNLLQQLHQTIGSSMVIEGDWLIIKHLYIERRMTPLNLFLENADDASAADAIEEYGQALKEMIAVNIFPGDMLLKNFGVSKHKRIIFYDYDEVQYLTDMNFRALPKAKTYDDYLMDEQSYSVAPQDVFPEQLCTFVMPNPIYKQFLMSTHPELIDVNFWKQAQQNIKNGQVSHIYPYPTAQRFIHHW, encoded by the coding sequence ATGCAGCCTCGTCATATTGCTGAATTAATTTTAACGGGCTTTAAAAAGCACTACCTGTTATTTCAAAAAACCACGGCAAAAGCACCGCTGGCGTTTGCTAAAAGAGACTGGCAAGCAATTAATGATATAAGCCGATTACGTATTAGCCATTACGATGATCGGGTTAACGAAACCACCGCCACACTTCGACAACAACAAACCGAACAACTCGATGAACAGCTGTGGCTAGAAGTAAAAAAGCTCTATCAACATTTTTTATGTTTTCATCCTCAGGCTGAGCTTGCCGAAACTTTTTATAACTCGGTATTTTGCCGCCTGTATCATCGCCGCTATTTTCATAACGACTTTATTTTTGTAGAAGCCACTCTAAAAGATGCGCCTGCAGTGCCAGTAGAAGCTGAGTATCGCAGCTATTTCCCTGTGGTTGACGGCCTAAAGCCCACAATTAAACAGATCATTAATCACTTTGATTTTAAAGCCCCCTTTGTAAACTTAGAGCGAGACATACGACTGCTGGTAAAAGCATTTTATAAACAAGCGCCCGACACGCACCATAAAGCCTGGCAAATGCGCTTTGATATACTGCACACTCCATTTTACCGTAACAAAGCCGCCTATATTGTAGGGCGAGTGGTATCGCAAAGCGGCGTACAGCCGTTTATTATTGCAGTACTGCATCATGAAGATAAAGGTTTATACCTAGACGCACTACTTACTAAATCGTCACAAATGCGAGTTATTTTTGGCTTTGCGCGTGCCTACTTTATGGTAGAAACCCATGCGCCTTCCGCATTAGTCCGATTTTTAAACCAATTAATGCCCAATAAAACTATAGCAGAGCTTTACAACGCTATTGGTTTTCATAAACAAGGTAAAACCGAGTTTTACCGTGAGTTTTTAAATCATTTAACTCACTCTAATGACGAATTTACTATTGCCCCCGGCACACCTGGCATGGTGATGATGGTATTTACCCTGCCCTCATTCGGCTATGTATTTAAAATTATTAAAGATAAATTTGGCGAAAGTAAACCTTTTGGTCGTGATACCGTGTTAAAACGCTACCAATTAGTTAAAAAACACGATCGGGTTGGCCGTATGGCCGACACCATAGAGTATTCTAACGTCGTATTTCCTTTAGCGCGGTTTGATAGTAACTTGTTGCAGCAGTTGCACCAAACCATTGGCTCATCCATGGTAATTGAAGGCGACTGGCTAATTATCAAACATTTATATATTGAGCGACGCATGACACCGCTTAATCTATTTTTAGAAAATGCCGATGATGCCAGTGCCGCCGACGCGATTGAAGAGTACGGCCAGGCACTAAAAGAAATGATTGCTGTTAATATATTTCCCGGCGACATGCTGTTAAAAAACTTTGGTGTTAGTAAACACAAACGCATTATTTTTTATGATTACGATGAAGTGCAATATTTAACTGACATGAATTTTAGAGCACTGCCTAAAGCAAAAACGTATGACGACTACTTAATGGATGAGCAAAGCTATTCGGTTGCGCCGCAAGATGTATTTCCTGAGCAACTTTGCACCTTTGTAATGCCTAACCCAATCTATAAGCAGTTTTTAATGAGCACACATCCAGAGCTTATTGATGTTAACTTTTGGAAGCAAGCACAGCAAAATATTAAAAATGGTCAGGTTAGTCATATTTATCCATACCCGACAGCACAACGTTTTATCCATCACTGGTAA
- the rne gene encoding ribonuclease E, with protein MKRMLINATQQEEMRVALVDGQRLYDLDIESPGHEQKKANIYKGKITRIEPSLEAAFVEYGADRHGFLPLKEIARTYFPAGYTFHGRPNIRDVIKEGQEVIVQVDKEERGQKGAALTTFISVAGSYLVLMPNNPRAGGISRRIEGDERTELKESLSRLELPKGMGLIVRTAGVGKSFEELNYDLKALLVHWEAIGVAADSAKAPFLIHQESNVIFRAIRDYLRRDIGEILIDKPRVFEEAKAHIERFRPDFMSRVKLYQGDTPLFTHYQIESQIESAFQREVRLPSGGSIVIDPTEALTSIDINSSKATKGGDIEETALNTNLEAADEIARQLRLRDLGGLIVIDFIDMTPPRHQREVENRLKDAVRPDRARVQIGKISRFGLLEMSRQRLRPSLGEASQGPCPRCSGQGTIRSNESIALSILRLIEEEAIKDNTAQVNAQVPVAVAAYLLNEQRRSVHRMEKQHKCDIVIIPNQHMETPHYEVMRLRKDETIETVSYGQIVAPEPEAFEMSKSPVAPVREEPMLKGVVMPATPAPQAAPANVVAPAETKAQSGLLDAIGKWFKSLFASETVEVKKEETQKQEARDNTRNNDNRRRNNNNQRRRNNPRSKPRTERTADEEVKTNSVSTPEVATQTNENQERGENRNKRRRNPNSRKRPEPRTEDKDAVKVDAPAKVEAETKPVQAEEPKDQKPKVRRQRRNLRKKVRLQDENAEQVQTTDEAPVQATEKETPVAQEQAPVVEKQTQTAAEKTAHIKEEKVEDVDSNDETPTTEDEQEQTRTRSRRSPRHLRASGQRRRRPEGEGNEAKSDEAPAFVPVADQAAAEYEAELKAKSAAKPVDAAQQVEQAIAVEDLAKVEAVEEPVQTEEPAKVETPVAAEEPAKVETPVVTEEPAKVETPVVTEEPAKVETPVVTEEPAKVETPVAAEEPAKVEIPVVTEEQTKVETPVVTEEPTKVETPVVTEEPAKVETPVVTEEPAKVETPVVTEEPAKVETPVVTEEPAKVETPVVTEEPAKVETPVVTEEPAKVETPVVTAAPHVKTVVTQGSASAPMAQPTPVADSEVKHTSVAMAHDKRELVPDSGLRAGSIKPAGRASSTMTKTMSAD; from the coding sequence ATGAAACGTATGCTAATCAATGCAACGCAGCAAGAAGAAATGCGCGTAGCACTGGTTGACGGCCAGCGCCTATATGATTTAGATATAGAAAGCCCAGGTCACGAACAGAAAAAAGCCAATATTTATAAAGGCAAAATCACTCGCATTGAACCATCTCTTGAAGCAGCATTTGTTGAATACGGTGCTGATCGTCATGGTTTCCTTCCTTTAAAAGAAATTGCCCGTACTTACTTCCCAGCTGGGTATACTTTCCATGGCCGTCCGAATATTCGTGACGTGATCAAAGAAGGTCAAGAAGTTATAGTACAAGTTGATAAAGAAGAGCGTGGCCAAAAAGGCGCAGCACTTACTACCTTTATCAGCGTTGCCGGTAGTTACTTAGTTTTAATGCCTAATAATCCTCGTGCTGGCGGTATATCTCGTCGCATTGAAGGTGATGAGCGTACTGAACTTAAAGAGTCACTTAGCCGCTTAGAACTTCCTAAAGGTATGGGCTTAATTGTTCGTACTGCAGGTGTTGGCAAATCGTTTGAAGAATTAAACTACGATTTAAAAGCCCTACTTGTTCATTGGGAAGCAATTGGTGTTGCAGCCGACAGTGCTAAAGCGCCGTTTTTAATTCACCAAGAAAGCAACGTAATATTTCGCGCAATTCGCGACTATTTACGTCGTGATATTGGCGAAATACTAATTGATAAACCACGTGTTTTTGAAGAAGCTAAAGCGCATATTGAACGTTTTCGCCCTGACTTTATGAGCCGTGTTAAGCTTTATCAAGGTGATACACCATTATTTACGCATTACCAAATTGAAAGCCAAATTGAGTCTGCGTTCCAACGTGAAGTACGCTTGCCTTCAGGTGGTTCAATTGTAATTGACCCTACGGAAGCATTAACCTCTATCGATATTAACTCGTCTAAAGCAACAAAAGGCGGCGATATTGAAGAAACAGCACTTAATACTAACTTAGAAGCAGCAGATGAAATTGCACGTCAATTACGTCTTCGCGACTTAGGTGGTTTAATTGTTATCGATTTTATCGATATGACACCACCACGCCATCAGCGTGAAGTAGAAAACCGTCTAAAAGATGCTGTTCGCCCTGATCGTGCTCGTGTACAAATTGGTAAAATTTCACGTTTTGGTTTACTCGAAATGTCGCGTCAGCGTTTGCGCCCTTCATTAGGTGAAGCAAGCCAAGGCCCATGCCCACGTTGTAGTGGCCAAGGTACGATTCGTTCTAACGAATCAATTGCCCTGTCTATTTTGCGTTTAATTGAAGAAGAAGCAATTAAAGACAACACTGCACAAGTTAATGCTCAAGTGCCTGTTGCTGTTGCCGCTTATTTATTAAATGAACAACGCCGTAGTGTTCATCGCATGGAAAAACAACATAAGTGCGACATAGTGATCATTCCTAATCAACACATGGAAACACCACACTACGAAGTAATGCGCTTACGTAAAGACGAAACGATTGAAACAGTAAGCTATGGACAAATTGTTGCTCCAGAGCCTGAAGCATTTGAAATGTCTAAGTCGCCTGTAGCACCAGTACGTGAAGAGCCAATGTTAAAAGGCGTTGTAATGCCTGCAACACCAGCTCCACAAGCGGCTCCTGCTAACGTTGTTGCCCCTGCTGAAACTAAAGCGCAAAGCGGTTTACTGGATGCAATTGGTAAGTGGTTTAAATCTTTATTCGCCAGCGAAACCGTTGAAGTAAAAAAAGAAGAAACACAAAAACAAGAAGCGCGCGATAATACTCGTAATAACGATAATCGTCGTCGTAATAACAACAATCAGCGTCGTCGTAATAACCCTCGTTCTAAGCCACGCACTGAGCGTACTGCGGATGAAGAGGTTAAAACTAACTCTGTATCAACACCTGAAGTAGCAACGCAAACTAACGAGAATCAAGAGAGAGGCGAGAATCGCAATAAGCGTCGTCGCAACCCTAATTCACGTAAGCGTCCAGAGCCACGCACTGAAGATAAAGATGCAGTAAAAGTAGATGCACCTGCAAAAGTAGAAGCTGAAACTAAGCCAGTTCAAGCCGAAGAGCCAAAGGATCAAAAACCAAAGGTTCGTCGTCAGCGTCGTAATTTACGTAAGAAAGTACGCCTGCAAGATGAAAATGCTGAGCAAGTACAAACAACAGATGAAGCACCTGTACAAGCTACAGAAAAAGAAACACCTGTAGCCCAAGAGCAAGCGCCTGTTGTAGAAAAGCAAACTCAAACAGCGGCAGAAAAAACGGCTCATATTAAAGAAGAGAAAGTTGAAGATGTTGACTCTAACGATGAAACACCTACAACCGAAGACGAGCAAGAGCAAACTCGTACACGTTCACGTCGCTCGCCTCGTCATCTTCGTGCATCAGGTCAGCGTCGTCGTCGCCCTGAAGGTGAAGGTAATGAAGCTAAGTCAGATGAAGCACCGGCATTTGTTCCTGTTGCCGACCAAGCTGCTGCAGAGTATGAAGCAGAACTTAAAGCTAAATCTGCAGCTAAACCTGTGGATGCCGCGCAACAAGTTGAACAAGCCATTGCGGTTGAAGACTTAGCAAAAGTTGAAGCTGTAGAAGAACCAGTACAAACTGAAGAGCCAGCTAAAGTTGAAACTCCAGTAGCAGCTGAAGAGCCAGCTAAAGTTGAAACGCCAGTAGTAACTGAAGAGCCAGCTAAAGTTGAAACTCCAGTAGTAACTGAAGAGCCAGCTAAAGTTGAAACGCCAGTAGTAACTGAAGAGCCAGCTAAAGTTGAAACTCCAGTAGCAGCTGAAGAGCCAGCTAAAGTTGAAATTCCAGTGGTAACTGAAGAGCAAACTAAAGTTGAAACTCCAGTGGTAACTGAAGAGCCAACTAAAGTTGAAACTCCAGTAGTAACTGAAGAGCCAGCTAAAGTTGAAACTCCAGTAGTAACTGAAGAGCCAGCTAAAGTTGAAACTCCAGTGGTAACTGAAGAGCCAGCTAAAGTTGAAACGCCTGTTGTAACTGAAGAGCCAGCTAAAGTTGAAACTCCAGTAGTAACTGAAGAACCAGCTAAAGTTGAAACTCCAGTAGTAACTGAAGAACCAGCTAAAGTTGAAACGCCAGTAGTAACTGCAGCACCACATGTTAAAACAGTAGTAACTCAAGGGTCAGCAAGTGCGCCAATGGCACAACCTACTCCTGTAGCTGATAGCGAAGTAAAACATACGTCTGTTGCTATGGCTCACGATAAACGTGAACTAGTGCCAGACAGTGGTTTACGTGCAGGTTCAATCAAACCTGCTGGTCGTGCAAGTTCTACAATGACCAAAACAATGAGTGCTGATTAA
- the yejK gene encoding nucleoid-associated protein YejK — MATDVKKLVVHYVDKKDGDTQIHLRNDEMLINDKVAVFIEQLHHAYNGKPGKGFCAFSGDKNSVVASAMQSYRNNELGFWHMTDQASSVLKEELDKYAFNETGYLVFCHYQYVATDYMLIAMINIKEHYSITSELDLASSRHLDISRMQLAARIDLTAWDTQAQDNRYISFIKGRAGRKVADFFLDFLGCEEGIDPKQQSQVMLSAVEDYLSEQQFDKSEKDDLRKQVFDYCNDCVTTGEDANVSELSATLTKGDDSPFDSFCKEQSYDLEESFPVDKKTVASMVKFSGLGGGVSVSFERKHLGERVTYNEATDTLVIKGIPPNLKDQLQRFMEKEQD, encoded by the coding sequence ATGGCAACAGACGTTAAAAAACTAGTCGTTCATTATGTAGACAAAAAAGACGGCGATACTCAAATTCATTTGCGTAATGATGAAATGCTAATCAACGATAAAGTAGCTGTGTTTATTGAGCAATTGCATCATGCGTATAATGGTAAGCCAGGTAAAGGCTTTTGCGCTTTTAGTGGCGATAAAAACAGCGTAGTTGCATCGGCAATGCAAAGTTACCGTAACAACGAACTTGGCTTTTGGCATATGACAGATCAAGCATCGAGTGTGTTAAAAGAGGAACTTGATAAATACGCATTTAATGAAACCGGTTATTTAGTGTTTTGTCACTACCAGTATGTGGCTACAGACTACATGCTTATTGCGATGATTAATATTAAAGAGCATTACTCAATTACTTCTGAGCTTGATTTAGCGTCGTCACGTCATTTAGATATTTCGCGTATGCAATTAGCGGCACGAATCGATTTAACCGCTTGGGACACCCAAGCGCAAGACAATCGTTATATTTCGTTTATTAAAGGCCGCGCAGGGCGCAAAGTTGCCGATTTCTTCTTAGACTTTTTAGGCTGTGAAGAAGGTATTGATCCTAAACAACAAAGCCAAGTAATGCTCAGTGCTGTAGAGGATTACTTATCAGAGCAACAATTTGATAAATCAGAAAAAGACGATTTACGTAAACAAGTATTTGATTACTGTAATGATTGTGTAACGACAGGTGAAGATGCCAACGTAAGTGAGCTTTCGGCAACACTTACAAAAGGCGATGACAGTCCGTTTGACAGCTTTTGCAAAGAGCAAAGTTACGATTTAGAAGAGTCATTCCCCGTTGATAAAAAAACAGTGGCAAGTATGGTTAAGTTCTCTGGTTTAGGTGGCGGTGTAAGTGTGAGTTTTGAGCGTAAACACTTAGGTGAACGTGTTACTTATAACGAAGCAACCGATACCTTAGTGATCAAAGGCATTCCGCCAAACTTAAAAGATCAGTTACAACGCTTCATGGAAAAAGAGCAAGACTAA
- a CDS encoding ferritin-like domain-containing protein, which translates to MNTHQDNEVNHISDIIQVMNSGIDFYEKAQQNVKDPAVAALFQRMIDARKVTVERLQPFAINEQGEREDGSSFAVEARRAYTALITKFSSNNDDTYIKELEEVEDKTLEEIKDAMKKPQPADCEAVLAKALLTMQSCHAEMSRMKKQ; encoded by the coding sequence ATGAACACCCATCAAGATAATGAAGTAAATCATATTTCTGACATCATCCAAGTAATGAATAGTGGTATAGATTTTTACGAAAAAGCTCAACAGAACGTAAAAGATCCCGCTGTTGCCGCCCTTTTCCAGCGCATGATTGATGCACGTAAAGTGACCGTTGAACGCTTACAGCCTTTTGCTATTAATGAACAAGGTGAACGTGAAGATGGCTCATCGTTTGCAGTAGAAGCGCGCCGTGCTTACACTGCGCTTATCACTAAATTTAGCAGCAATAACGACGATACGTATATTAAAGAGCTAGAAGAAGTTGAGGATAAAACCCTCGAAGAAATTAAAGATGCAATGAAAAAACCACAACCCGCAGACTGCGAAGCTGTACTAGCTAAAGCATTACTAACAATGCAAAGCTGTCATGCTGAAATGAGCCGGATGAAAAAGCAGTAA
- a CDS encoding DUF3413 domain-containing protein, translating into MNLSQHNQFSSKASQLLSWGHWFTFANIGLALLISLSYLFADSPPTSFMGITYMLVTWLSHTSFIAFLAFVLTVFPLSLVFPYPRHIRGMAALIATFGASLLTLDAYVYFNLGYHLSSSALPEIISLLWHRLNSSPALTTILAGGIVLVILGFQLTVSNFTWQNLARLKQLKFARYASSFLVICFALSHSIHIWADANLKFDVTKQDNFLPLSYPTTAKSLLAKNDLLDIESYKQAHNVQINQQNISYQLPTPLTKCESYTPAKIDIFVFETAQQLAQFASNKNLYSTKQFLQPTDHNDMLFSLVYGLPAFYKSTIINEQTLPAWQSQRRSVEVTGIAALNFINDQTHTNSAIRIIKGTDDLAPRDKDTHIYAFSLADTNKEVVITSTLYSSDKRITRVNGLIQPSDIIATAVGQYLNCNAIAEQTMLGVNLHQKKDNMGVNYSQGVVIAYKKDRITLIDPDGDFKNISAAEGFSIEQGLDIPFLVHSIKKLKTFTQ; encoded by the coding sequence ATGAATTTATCGCAGCACAATCAGTTTTCATCAAAAGCGAGTCAATTACTAAGTTGGGGGCATTGGTTTACCTTTGCCAATATTGGCTTAGCGCTCTTAATTAGCTTAAGCTACTTATTTGCCGACTCGCCACCTACAAGCTTTATGGGTATTACTTATATGCTAGTTACTTGGCTTAGCCATACTAGTTTTATTGCCTTTTTAGCGTTTGTGCTGACGGTATTTCCGCTCAGTTTAGTTTTTCCATACCCTCGCCATATTCGCGGTATGGCTGCACTTATTGCTACCTTTGGTGCTTCGTTACTCACACTTGATGCTTATGTTTATTTTAATTTAGGTTATCACTTAAGCAGTTCTGCTTTGCCTGAAATTATTTCGCTTTTATGGCACCGCTTAAACAGCTCACCCGCTTTAACAACTATTTTAGCCGGTGGCATAGTTTTAGTTATTTTAGGTTTTCAGTTAACGGTCAGTAATTTTACTTGGCAAAATTTAGCCCGTTTAAAGCAGCTCAAGTTTGCTCGCTACGCGAGTTCATTTTTAGTGATTTGTTTTGCCCTAAGCCATAGTATTCATATTTGGGCTGACGCTAATTTAAAGTTTGATGTAACTAAACAAGATAACTTTTTACCGCTTTCGTATCCTACAACGGCTAAAAGCTTATTAGCTAAAAATGATCTACTAGACATAGAAAGCTATAAACAAGCGCATAATGTGCAAATTAATCAGCAAAACATTAGCTACCAATTGCCTACACCGCTAACAAAATGCGAAAGTTACACACCGGCTAAAATTGATATTTTTGTATTTGAAACAGCGCAGCAGCTTGCTCAATTTGCCAGTAATAAAAACTTGTATAGCACTAAGCAGTTTTTACAACCAACCGATCATAACGACATGCTCTTTAGTTTAGTTTATGGTTTACCGGCATTTTATAAATCTACAATTATAAATGAGCAAACATTACCCGCATGGCAAAGCCAACGTCGCAGTGTTGAAGTAACGGGTATTGCAGCGTTAAACTTTATTAATGATCAAACCCATACGAATAGTGCAATTAGAATAATTAAAGGCACTGATGATTTAGCACCTCGCGATAAAGACACCCATATTTATGCTTTTAGTTTGGCTGATACTAACAAAGAGGTGGTAATTACCTCAACGCTTTATAGTTCCGATAAACGGATCACTCGCGTTAATGGCCTTATTCAACCTAGCGATATAATAGCGACCGCTGTTGGGCAGTATTTAAACTGCAACGCTATTGCTGAGCAAACTATGCTCGGTGTTAACTTACACCAGAAAAAAGACAATATGGGTGTTAATTATTCTCAAGGCGTGGTTATAGCGTATAAAAAGGATAGAATTACCTTAATTGATCCTGATGGCGACTTTAAAAATATTTCTGCCGCCGAAGGGTTTTCGATTGAGCAAGGCTTAGACATTCCATTTTTAGTCCACAGTATTAAAAAGTTAAAAACCTTCACTCAATAA